From Vigna angularis cultivar LongXiaoDou No.4 chromosome 11, ASM1680809v1, whole genome shotgun sequence:
tcgtAGATCCTTTATCACTTATCTCATTATTGGCTTTTCTTGCGTAGCTTTCTAGCAATGATGCTTCATTTCGAGCTGAAAGTTTGTAACGGGAACAAACTCAACATTATATTAGTTCAGGTAAAATTGGTAGCTCTGTTATGTTATATGGACGGATTCTTGTTAAATTATTAGTCTCACAATCCATTTTTCATCACATGTTTTATCCCAATTGGTAGCTATGCagttttcttataattttcttttagatgTACGTTTCACGTTATCACCTTTTAATTTTGCATTCAGAAGCCTTCAcattatttgcattattttgCCATCTTTTGGCGTACTTGAATTTGTACACTGCTCAAGTCTCTGTAGTCTTGGGTTTGCCTCATGTAGATTTTGAAGCATGAATGGCCGGCAAGATGGCGAAGCTTTAATCCAGACATTGTCTCTGTAACTAAATCTAGTGAAACAATTTGTCAAAAATAGTATCGCTATATTGAAAGTAAGTTCATACTACTTAAACTTAGATTTTGTCTTTATGTAAATTACTGATCTAAAAACTAACCTATCCTGTATCAGCAGCAACTTGGTTTGTATTTAACTTCTCCCTCCTTCCTTCCTTCGTCATGTCAATATCAACAACACCCAAGAAATGGAGGCAGCAATGCAGGGTTGGAAAGTGTCTAAAATATAACCAATAAGGTGGAAACTGTGCCACGATTAGTGTAAACCACAAATTGTCACcatcattcaattttaattattttaatttatttctactATTTTAgtataatacatttattttaattaatatctttaaaataaaattattaatatatcatttaatatagATTATCTGAAtgcataaataaaattcaaaaataatactgtaaaattcaaaataatattgtaatatacATGGCCACACTTTTATAATTGTGACTTAATAACAAGAACACGAACAAAACTGTTCGCCTTAAGGGCCTTGGGAAAATGTTGCTTATTATCATATCTTAGGCAATAGTTTTTTCACCATTGCATGATAGGCAACGGTTTTACAATTTCGTGGCCTAAACGAAAAGAATCGTTGCCTATAGTGTAGGTCATATTCATCTACGATTGCAAATTCGTTGTCTAACACTTACTTAAGCAACAGTTTTTAGctttaagtttttcatttttgtttaaaattgacACATCCGAGTAACGTGTTCATGCAAGAAagatatcaaatattttaaggttatagtatttattttatataaaataaatatatcattaacaTAGAGAATATGAGAGTACgagaagaaaatatatctcTCTAAGATCAATCAAGGGAAGCATAAGCTTCTTAAAAATAAGATCTAAAATTGTCCTTCTCAATCTAAAAAAAGGCAAAAGAGAGAGGATCACCTTGTTTCTTAGTAATTAGTTAAATCACCATTAACGTAAATAGAAATATGAGTATATTACAAGACATAAAGAATTCATGTCAAAAAATCTTCAAGAAAAccaaaacaacataaaacttGAATTAATAAATGTCAATTGGTGGTATCAAAAGTCTTGATTATATCAATCTtgatgattatatatattatcctTGTTCTTTTTAGAAAGAAGATTAATAACTTTAGAAGCACCACAAATATAATCATTAACAATTATCCCTTTAGTGATTTTTATTAGGAAAAATAGTTCTATTAACAATCATCACAAGCTTATCAATTAGAATTTTTGTAATGATTTTAAAACGAAAACCTACTGTTATAGgacaaaaatcaattttaagttCTATCCTATCAACTTTAGGAATATGAGAAACAACATTTGAACAACTTTACAAACATCAACACCAATAATATCCTAAAATAGAGTGATAAAAACATCTGCCAAAGTCATCTAGACCAAGAACACTATTaccattaagaaaaaaaattgcatattaTGAAAGTACAAAAGTTTACTCAAATTCCTACACAAGATCGATAAAAACGTtaagagatagaaaaatattttggaaatgTTTTCTTAGAGCTTCAAGGTCTGCAGAATCGTACAAGCTACTTTTATCAAAGTTCTAATAAAGCACAGTGGCTCTGCAAAATAGACCTAAGTCTGACTACTTACCTAAAAAGACCATGAAGTCTACATGGAAGtcaactttaagtctaactaatcttttttttttttgaagaagacTATATATAGATAATTGCATGAAGAAGACAAATAAAATACGTGCATATAAAAACAAGTTGGTTGTTACGTTGTCTCTTTTTCTCTACATTGTCTAAGGCTTTCGTTTATAGAAAAAAACTTTACAagtctttttaatttgttttgtattgaaAACTTATTCTTTTTTAGAGTTATCAAATATGTATCTTGTTTGACAAACCTTTTTggttatattataaattcaaaagtgaattaaaacacttaccccttgttcacttgaatggatttggggaagagtgattgaatgaatttgagaggatttgaaggtaaattttttgttgtttatttgagcggattttggaggtaagtgaaagtgaatttggaaataattttttttaatctatcacatcaatcaaattctatactaattctcacaaactttactttcaaatccactctcacttacctccaaaattcactcaaataaataacaaaaaatttaccttcaaatcctttcaaatctattcaatcactcttccccaaatccattcaagtgaacaagggtTAGTGTTTAAACCAGTTGACTAGTGTTAAGACCAAGAGTGGTTGATACTCATTATAAACTAGGAGGGATGAAACTCGTGTAATCTTTGTTAAAGACTAATAGAATCCGTTAAGAGGTCTTAAGGAAAAACTAAATGTAACTGATATtggaataaattaatataaaaatacctGTTAGTTTTTTGCTTTATAGACTTCTTCCTAAACACTCTTTTAAACACATTAATGtctaaatatttacaaaagtcATCACTGCTTTACAAAAAggttttaaaatactatttaaacTTTGTCTAATGTTTTATTGTGTTTCATAACttttacatcaaaattaaaacttattacTTTAGTAACTTAAAATAATTCTGATATACTatttaaagcaaaataaatgtcactctaaataattatttttttcaatttttgaattcAAGTAGACAAccgaatataaaatattcaaataaatataactaataatattatttaaatttcaaattgataatacaaaataaagttACATTAAAGGAGACATAATCATAGACATAATATTAAtaccaaaataaaatgaaatcacTATTAAGACAAACAACTTATAAGAGAAATCAAATTCTTCCCTTCTTCCCTTCTTCAATTCTTCTCCTTTTTTCACTTTATCAACTTTAATTCGGTACCATTTATAGACATTTTATGGTTATCATGATTAAAAAGGAAATTTAACATCTTTTTtcattacttaattttttttactactaAAACAATTgtattaaacttaaattcatcatttttttacgtcttatatatatatatatatatatatatatatatatatatatatatattatcttaattGTCTTAACATTATCTAATATTTGacatatgaaaaaatttaacatcttataagataaaatatattcattgtcTTACAGTTTTGAGTTGAAATGATATCATTCTCTTTTTATGTGAGTTTGGCtcttgttttataaaaaaaattacgttttataaaagaaaaactcatGAGCTTATTATAAACTTATTGTGTTTTTAGGTTGGAAATGGTGTTAATCCTTTTACGTGAGTTATACTCATTTCTCATCAGCATTATTTTTCTGTGATAACCTTTTTTTCACAAGGTCTTTATTAATATCATCCAAacatattaattttgatattaacaTTTGAAGaaatgttttaaaaactttttttttattatttatcctCGAACTTTACGTACGAATAGATATATCTTAATAAATCGAACAAAATTGATTTAAcatgttaaataacattttaaactaatattttaattgtttatatcatttaattttcaatttaaatattagtttaaaatattatttaataatttaacattattaaaaaaattacattcaatttatttttaaactttgagaatcaaaataatttcatattcaaaattatCAACTACAAAGTACCcttaattatacatgttttaatttaagatgtaactaaaaaaaatttcaaatagttCAGGCctattaattcatttaatattttttttaaatcaaaatcaataCTTGATTTTGATAATCATTCCTGATTTTAGTTACGAAAATAAAGTTACTATTATTAggttaaaatgttaatttttatgacttaaaaaacaatatttttatcaattatatcAAGTCTATATTTCTCTTAAgaaaatttcttcaaattttaaaatttacttatgcCTCACATTATACTAAGTTAAagataaagttattttaattatttaatactcattatctaatactaataaaatactaacaaaAACACGTgtccaatatatatatttgtattatatgaaaatagtataattttaaaaaacataaaatctcataaatatgatattaaaaattaaaataatatactttatatatatatatatatatatattattcaaagAAAGAGATTATTTGTTtttggtaaaaaataaaattttataattaaaagatgacgtaaaaaatatattctatagTAGTATAAAATTACGGtcttttacttttcattattattttcaatatattcgtgtttgaaaactatttttccatttttccaaGATTAAAATAGAGATGTTCTATAGTTTTATTCTCAAATGTGGCGAAACATTTCCTACGCTGAAATCTTTCATCTCCTAAACAAAAGAAGCACTGATCCGCAACTCGGCTACTCCATCTCTTTTCAATCCGCAGACAAAGAAGAAACGGTCTACAATACGTAATTGAACTGTGACTTTGATTCCTCGTAGCTCTTATACGTCGTACGAGGTAGGCGTTAACTTCCACTTGATTTAGTTGATGACGTCAAAGTGTTCGATGAAATGCCCGTCTGAGAAGAATTTATGTTTTTCCATTGCAGGTTGGATGGAGGGTCTGAGAAAGATGGCGCGGTACGGTTTCGTGTTCTCCTGTAACCCTCGGCGGTTGTACGGCACGAAAGTGGACCTGAGAAAGCTTCGGCCGATGATTCTGAAGAGAATCGAGAATCGGGCACAGTGTTACCCGGTTCGCCGAATGATTCCGGTCGCCAACGAGGTTCTCCAAGCCAGGAATGTTCTCATCCATGGCGTTTCTACCCTCCTTAACTTCCTTCCTCTCATGGCTTGCAAGTGAGTTAATTATCCTTTCTTTTTGGGAGCGGATTTTAAatgcatttttatttacattactGATACACATCTTTATTGagtataattttgatatataaagaTAGTAGTCGACTTGAGCATGTTACCTCTCCTAAAGAGTACCTATGATCTTTAACAAAACGAAATGATTTTAAATGACTTTTAAAGTGTTTTTGCGAgacacatttaaataaattcctttttttatatatctagtGCTAATGTTAGGAAATCATTTCcaatttgtttgtttatattaGAGTTTAATTTGAATTTGCGTGTCACAAACAAGACCAAAAAGATTAGAAGATTAGGCAGTTTCTTTGGTTCTTAAATGTGATTatggttattttttaatttggcACTTATAGTATATTGTAACTCCATAACTTTACTTTCTTATAATGGCAAAAGCGAGGTGTATGAATTTAAAAACTATTGAATATTTATAGGGATCAAGTTGAAAGATTTTAGTTCTATAAATATGATATTGAAAAGGGATGTTAACAACAGGGACCATGCAACTcgattttattttagttctaGTATTCGGGATTGTTGCTCTCAATTTCATTTGGGTGCTTTTTGCATTAGGCAGCTTCGCCTGCACTGACATGTCATCGAATAAATTTGTAATCTTGTTCATACAATCACTGATTAACAAAGGACTTGTTTTGATCCTTCACTTTTTTTGTTGGTTTAAATATCCATTGAAGTAGTAAAATGACGGAATAAAAGGCTGATGTTTTCTTGGTAAAAGAACTGAAGTTTCACAACATTAGCTTGTTAAAATATAGGTGAGCAAACAAACAATTGTATATTTCTGGTCGTTATAAATGATAAATGCTGTTAGTAATGACGTGTTGGTTGTTTCTACTTAAAATGATAAAGATTATTTTTCTATGTATTTTGTACATTATTTGTATCCTTAtcttatattattcatttacaGATTTTGTCCAGAGATATATATTGGTGAGCAGGGACATTTAATTCAGACCTGCCGGGGTTACAAGCATCGTGCCAAAAACCGGGTTCATGAGTGGATCAAAGGGGGTTTGAATGATATACTTGTCCCTGTCGAATCATTTCACCTGAACAACATGTTCCAAAGTGTTATTAGGCACAATGAAAGGTTTGACTTTGATCGCATTCCTGCCGTTGTTGAGCTGTGCTGGCAAGCAGGGGCTGATCTCCCGGATGAAAACCTTAATTCAAGTAGCTCAAACTTGGAGGTTGCCAGTGAAAGTGTGCCTGTAAACGAGAATTTGTCACCAGACGATCTTGCCTCTATAGCTAATAAAACATTAACTGCTTGGGAGGATCTTAGGTCTGGTGTGGAGAGGTTGTTGTTGGTTTATCCAGTAAAAGTTTGTAAATATTGTTCTGAGGTTCATGTTGGGCCATCTGGTCATAAAGCTAGGCTCTGTGGGATTTTCGCGTATGAGAGCTGGAAAGGAGCTCACTTTTGGGTGAAAGCTAATGTGGATGACTTAGTGCccccaaagattgtgtggagaCGAAGGCCTCATGATCCTCCTGTACTTGTGAATGAAGGGAAGGAATTTTATGGGCATGCTCCAGCTGTACTGGATCTGTGCTCAAAAGCTGGTGCCATTGTGcctaaaaagtataattatatGATGAAGTTGCAAGGTTTGTCTGGTCCTGCCAATACTAGGATTTTTGGGATCACTACAGAACCAAACTTTTGAAAACAGCAGTAAGTTGAATTGTTGGTCTGGTCGGAGGCAGGCCCTAAGTCAGGGACAGTTTAGGGCGAAATTTGACATGTCATTACTTCCAGCTGCAACATTTTTGCATAATTAAGGTTGTCTAACATATCTGATTATGGATCCATGTGCCTCTTATCTTGCGGTAATATTCCGTTGCATGTAGTAAGCTAGAAATTTGGTTCCTATATCTCGTGTCCTACTTATCAGACCCGCTCCTCAGGTTGGAAGCAAAAGGTATTTTCATGTCCTACTTATTCAAAGATCCCAGTTATTTTTCTCCTTTGactaattttttcctttttgtaatCATAAGTCCATAGTTATTCATCCGGGAaattttttcctttgttgtaaATGTTTGTAATATGTACATTGCTGTAAAAATTTGAAAGGGCTTTTGGTACAGCGAAATTTCTGATTTCTCGAGGTATCAAAAGGAAGAATTGCTTTCTTTACAGAATCGTTTATTTCCTGTTTACTATCAACTATCTactagtttaatataatttatgacTCCTGATTGAAATAAGATTGTATTTGTTGGCTTCCTCGAGAGTTGGAACCTAACTTGAAAAACATGCactagtttttatttataaataagttgcttgaattttaaatgaaattgtttCAGTTTGCTGAAAGAAATCTCTGACTCTGTGTTGGGGTCAAAAAATTATTGTTGAGAggtttttttaaacaaaatgcAGTTATCTAAGAACAAAGTTGACAAACTTTGCATGTGGTGTGACCTAAATGATGACAACTGTTAGGTTACTTTATGCGAGTAACCTAAATCTATGTTCTCTTCTCACTCAAATACTAGAACAACAGAAATGaaagtatgtatgtatgtattattgattctataaagtatagaaaattaaaagtataatctCCCCAAGGAAGCCTATCTTCCTCCACTGACAAATATGTCCAGTCTATACTCAAAATGAAATAACCTCATTGAATAGAGTTACAGGAAAACTATTTATAGTGTCGCCTTCCCGCGCCCTAACATTTCTGATAACCCAATCTGCTTCTACTAATAACCGTTTGGTACTAGCGTAtatataccgttcggtcttcgaGCCCATCCTCCCTTTTATCAACCGTTCGGTATTAGTTTAATCATACCACTCCGCCTCTACTTCCTTCCTCCCTTCTGGATACCGTTTGGTCTATACTTCCCCCTATCCATACCGTTCGGCTTCTCCTCTCATGAATTGTTCGGCCTCACTTGCCTTAATGTTCGACTTCTCCTCTCATgaaccgttcggcctcactttGCCCTTCCTTACCGTTTGATATTAGGTTACTTCCCTCTTTTATTCCTAACATTACCTCACCCCTCAaaatcaaccttgtcctcaaggttgaagtcagCGAGCTGTTATTTGATCTAATGCTCTTCTTCTTCGGTGGCGCCCTCCAATTCAggtctggaggcttgggtggtggcaaaTCCTCCTCCACTGACTTCCATTCTTCCTGGATTCTATTAACTTCCAGCATTTCAGAAATGGACTTAGCAAGGGACGATTCCGATAACCTCACTGCATCAAGTCTCTTTATTATATCCCTCACTTCATCCTTTTCGGTGTCTAACTGCTCCCGTGTAGCTTCCAATGCCTCTACCTCAGCAATATAATCCTTTTCGGTGCTCAAAACGTCAATTATGTGAATAGACTCTCTTAGTCCACTCATCACTGTACCACCAACAGTATCTGGTTGCTCATGGCAGGTTGCTTCACCAGCAAAAAACAAGTAGTTATCAACTGGTATCCCTAATATATCATAGTCTTTTCCTGAGGCTCCAATCGCAACATAAGAATAAGCACCATAGTTAAAAGGATTCCTACCCCAATCAGTCACAACATAGGCAACATCAAACACTTGCTTAGCAAGATGGCAAGTCCTTTCAGGTGAATTCATTATCTCATAATAAAACATAGAGACATTTAGAGCCAGACCCAAACGAATAGGATGTGTAGGTTGTAATTCACTCTCAACAGTGGTAGCAGCTGTTTGATATGCTTTAAGTGATTGATCTACTACTTCCATTTTCTCATTACCAGCTTTGAATTCAGCCAAATACCGGTAATAGTCTCCTTTCATCTTATAATAAAACATCTTGGACTCCGCAATATTAGTGGATGGGATAAGATGCtcataaaaaattacatcacTGCAAGTATTAGACAGCTCCAACTCGACCTTGTGCCTATAATCTCTTATGTGCTTATTATTCAACTCATTCCCTTTTGACTCCTCTTTCTGCTCTATTGATGACAAAATCCTCCATAAAACTCTCCTTGACCCCACCACATTTTTGTATCCAACAGAGAACAAGTTCCTCTCTTCCACCCTCCGCTCAACGTCCAGCTTCGCCACCTTCTTCATGGCATCCATCATTTCTGCACACCTTTTTTGTTCTGTTTCTTCACTACGTTCGGTGCGTGCAGTACGCCGAATCTTGAGGCCATATTTTAAACCGTCTTCAAGACACATTTTCCTTGCTTGTTCACCTTTCTGAGCAACACCCAATACCATGTCATCCATAGTGGTATTATATTCAGCTTCAAGTGGTTCATCCATATTTGCATGAACTTTTTGTTCCGTGACTATGTCATAAAAAGGGCAATCACTGTTCACCGCATCGCTCCAACTCAAGGCCCGCCCCAACTCAAGGCCCCACTGAGCACAAATCAACGAGTTTTCTTCCAAGTCAGTGAACATCTTCCAAGTCGGATGCCTAGTTTTCTTCCGTCAGAAGCGGAACCAATAGCTCGCCAAACCTTCCTCTATGCATCTGTAGACGAGCttcatcttctccttctccgTCATGCTCTGGAGATCGAAGAATTCCTCTGCCTGTGCGATCCAGTCCGTAGGATCCGCACCTTCAAATGTGGGTAGTTCAACGCGCTTTCTCCAACTACGTCAAACTTCTCCTCTGTCTTCTTTCGATTCCACCTCCGAGTTTTCCGGCGGTCGTTGTGTGCGTCCAGCATTGACAAAATCACGTCTTCCTTCAGATCTCTTATGTTGGTTCCTGGTGCGTCGTCCTGAAGCTCGTTGGAACGCGAGAGTCATTGCTCGCACCTCCGCCTTCACTTCCTCCATTGACGACTCCATCATCACCATTCTTCCTTCAAGTGCATTTAATTTCCCCTCCATTCTTCATGCTATCGATTGTCCTCGCTCGTTCTTCTTCCCTCCGAAACAGATCCGGCAGGTTGGACCAATCTGTTAGGTTACTTTATGCGAGTAACCTAAATCTATGCTCTCTTCTCACTCAAACACTAGAACAACATAAATGaaagtatgtatgtatgtattattgattttgtaaagTATAGAAAATTACAAGTGTAATCTCCCCCAAAGAAGCCTATCTTCCTCCACTGGCAAATATGCCCAGTCTATACTCAAAATGAAATAACCTCATTGAATAGAGTTACAAGAAGACTATTTATAGTGTTGCCTTCCCTCACCCTAACATTTCTGATAATCCAATCTGCTTCTACTAATAATCGTTCGGTACTAGCGTATATATATTGTTCGGCTTTCGAGTCCATCCTCCCTTTTATCAACCGTTTG
This genomic window contains:
- the LOC108333345 gene encoding APO protein 4, mitochondrial, giving the protein MEGLRKMARYGFVFSCNPRRLYGTKVDLRKLRPMILKRIENRAQCYPVRRMIPVANEVLQARNVLIHGVSTLLNFLPLMACKFCPEIYIGEQGHLIQTCRGYKHRAKNRVHEWIKGGLNDILVPVESFHLNNMFQSVIRHNERFDFDRIPAVVELCWQAGADLPDENLNSSSSNLEVASESVPVNENLSPDDLASIANKTLTAWEDLRSGVERLLLVYPVKVCKYCSEVHVGPSGHKARLCGIFAYESWKGAHFWVKANVDDLVPPKIVWRRRPHDPPVLVNEGKEFYGHAPAVLDLCSKAGAIVPKKYNYMMKLQGLSGPANTRIFGITTEPNF
- the LOC108332887 gene encoding uncharacterized protein LOC108332887, with the translated sequence MFTDLEENSLICAQWGLELGRALSWSDAVNSDCPFYDIVTEQKVHANMDEPLEAEYNTTMDDMVLGVAQKGEQARKMCLEDGLKYGLKIRRTARTERSEETEQKRCAEMMDAMKKVAKLDVERRVEERNLFSVGYKNVVGSRRVLWRILSSIEQKEESKGNELNNKHIRDYRHKVELELSNTCSDVIFYEHLIPSTNIAESKMFYYKMKGDYYRYLAEFKAGNEKMEVVDQSLKAYQTAATTVESELQPTHPIRLGLALNVSMFYYEIMNSPERTCHLAKQVFDVAYVVTDWGRNPFNYGAYSYVAIGASGKDYDILGIPVDNYLFFAGEATCHEQPDTVGGTVMSGLRESIHIIDVLSTEKDYIAEVEALEATREQLDTEKDEVRDIIKRLDAVRLSESSLAKSISEMLEVNRIQEEWKSVEEDLPPPKPPDLNWRAPPKKKSIRSNNSSLTSTLRTRLILRGEVMLGIKEGSNLISNGKEGQSEAERFMRGEVEH